The following proteins come from a genomic window of Capra hircus breed San Clemente unplaced genomic scaffold, ASM170441v1, whole genome shotgun sequence:
- the LOC108635215 gene encoding LOW QUALITY PROTEIN: zinc finger protein 134-like (The sequence of the model RefSeq protein was modified relative to this genomic sequence to represent the inferred CDS: deleted 1 base in 1 codon), producing the protein MRVSTPTEVSMLFSDIFLLSGRWHGVDEEEAASEQSVSVAVSRILTSKADSLTQMAHPCNLCGPILKDVLHLDEHKETRHGLKPYTCGACGRQFWFSANFDQHQKLYNVEKLLRGDKGKTSFVTNYRACEEPLLSEKPFACKEEQKNFQVSLGSHQQKATHSKRKTRSPESGLALHIGQMHYKCNECGKAFSRKDTLVQHQRIHTGEKPYECSECGKAFSRKATLIQHQRIHTGEKPYECSECGKAFSRKDNLTQHKRVHTGEMPYKCGECGKYFSHHSNLIVHQRVHNGARPYKCNDCGKVFRHKSTLVQHESIHTGENPYVCSDCGKSFGHKYTLIKHQRIHTEARPFKCTECGKFFSRSSDFIAHQRVHTGERPFVCSKCGKDFIRTSHLVRHQKVHTGERPYECSVCGKSYSLSSHLIRHQKVHVAGRL; encoded by the exons ATGAGGGTGTCCACTCCCACTGAAGTCAGCATGCTGTTCAGTGACATTTTTCTGCTTTCAGGTCGTTGGCATGGAGTGGACGAGGAAGAGGCAGCTTCTGAGCAGAGTGTTTCTGTAGCAGTGTCGCGCATTCTTACTTCCAAGGCAGATTCATTGACTCAGATGGCTCATCCTTGTAACTTATGTGGCCCAATCTTGAAAGATGTTTTGCACCTGGACGAACACAAAGAAACACGCCATGGGCTGAAACCTTACACGTGTGGGGCGTGTGGGAGGCAGTTCTGGTTCAGTGCAAACTTTGACCAGCATCAGAAGCTGTACAATGTAGAGAAACTCCTAAGAGGTGACAAAGGCAAGACATCATTTGTTACTAACTATAGAGCTTGTGAAGAACCTCTGCTGTCAGAGAAGCCCTTTGCATGTAAGGAGGAGCAG AAGAACTTCCAGGTCAGTTTGGGCAGTCACCAGCAAAAGGCAACCCACAGCAAGAGGAAGACACGGAGTCCTGAGAGTGGGCTGGCTTTGCACATTGGACAGATGCATTACAAGTGCAATGAATGTGGGAAAGCTTTCAGCCGCAAGGACACGCTTGTCCAGCACCAGAGAATccacactggagaaaagccttatgagtgcagtgaatgtgggaaagcttTCAGCCGCAAAGCCACACTTATCCAGCACCAGAGAATCCACACAGGAGAAAAGCCTTACGAGTGCagtgaatgtggaaaagcctttagCCGTAAAGACAACCTTACTCAGCACAAAAGAGTTCACACCGGAGAGATGCCTTATAAGTGTGGTGAGTGTGGCAAATACTTTAGCCATCACTCCAACCTAATTGTACACCAGAGAGTTCACAATGGAGCAAGGCCTTACAAGTGCAATGATTGTGGGAAAGTCTTCAGACATAAATCCACACTTGTTCAGCATGAGAGTATCCATACTGGAGAAAACCCTTATGTTTGCAGTGACTGTGGAAAGTCCTTTGGCCACAAATACACCCTCATTaaacaccagagaattcatactgagGCAAGGCCTTTCAAGTGCACTGAATGTGGGAAATTCTTTAGTCGAAGCTCTGACTTTATTgcacatcagagagttcacacaGGTGAAAGGCCTTTTGTGTGCAGCAAATGTGGGAAAGATTTCATCAGAACCTCCCACCTTGTTCGGCACCAAAAAGTTCACACTGGAGAGAGGCCATACGAATGCAGTGTGTGTGGGAAATCATATAGCTTAAGCTCCCACCTCATTAGGCACCAGAAAGTTCATGTTGCAGGAAGGCTTTAG